A window from Pseudooceanicola algae encodes these proteins:
- a CDS encoding nitrate reductase — MDGTGLPDPAGDEIRSTCAYCGVGCGVLLRPDGTGGLAVRGDPDHPANFGRLCSKGTNLGETVDLDDRLLHPVLNGEQVGWDTAMETLATKFRDAIAAHGPDSVAFYVSGQLLTEDYYLANKLMKGFIGSANIDTNSRLCMASTVAGHKRAFGTDTVPGTYEDLEEADLVVLTGSNLAWCHPVLYQRIAAAKQARPKMRIIVIDPRRTATCDLADMHLPLKPGSDVALFNGLLAAIGETGTCDGAFLDNVDGYDEALAQAQASDLGLTGLDPALLHEFFHAWISTEKVVTVFSQGVNQSSSGSDKVNAIINCHLATGRIGKPGMGPFSVTGQPNAMGGREVGGLANTLACHMDITNPDHRQAVRQFWDAEAMPQDHGLKAVEMFQAVGRGEIKAIWIIHTNPAVSMPDADAVKAALAGCEFVAVSDVTAQTDTARLAHLLLPATAWAEKSGTVTNSDRTISRQRAVLPEPGEARPDWWALAEFGRRMGWAQAFDFTGPAEIFREHAALSGIAGGFGLDFDISGMQDLSDAAYDQMTPVRWPMTGARQGGRFFGDGRFFTASGKANMLALTPRTPVARTEPRYPFRLNTGRIRDQWHTMTRTGKSPRLSSHLAEPFLEIHPEDAARLGISAAGLVQVTSPHGRGILRALITDRVRPGDIFAPMHWTGETAPSARIDSLVAPVTDPVSGQPESKASVAAIAPYDAAFHAFAVAADRFTPATEYWARARTATGWRAEIAGSTLPADWTAYALDLFQTEPGSMQIVSDPKRGTFRAAFHDGGRLTAALFVAPTPVAVMRDYLSGLAGTAAPMALAGRLGADQPDPGPTICSCFGVGVNTILSAIEAQALISVEAIGAALQAGTNCGSCRPELAQLLTRTPTREAAE, encoded by the coding sequence ATGGACGGCACCGGTCTGCCCGACCCCGCCGGGGATGAAATCCGCTCGACCTGCGCCTATTGCGGCGTGGGCTGCGGCGTGCTTCTGCGCCCTGACGGCACGGGCGGGCTGGCGGTCCGGGGCGACCCGGACCACCCGGCGAACTTCGGGCGGCTCTGTTCCAAGGGCACCAACCTTGGCGAGACCGTGGATCTGGACGACCGCCTGCTGCACCCGGTGCTGAACGGCGAACAGGTCGGCTGGGACACCGCGATGGAGACCCTGGCGACGAAGTTTCGCGATGCCATCGCGGCACACGGGCCGGATTCCGTGGCCTTTTACGTCTCGGGCCAATTGCTGACCGAGGATTACTACCTGGCCAACAAGCTGATGAAAGGCTTCATCGGGTCCGCGAATATCGACACGAATTCAAGGCTTTGCATGGCATCCACCGTGGCGGGGCACAAACGCGCCTTCGGCACCGATACCGTGCCCGGCACCTACGAGGACCTGGAAGAGGCCGATCTGGTGGTCCTGACCGGCTCCAACCTGGCCTGGTGTCACCCGGTGCTTTACCAACGCATCGCCGCGGCCAAGCAGGCCCGGCCCAAGATGCGCATCATCGTCATCGACCCGCGCCGCACCGCCACCTGCGACCTTGCGGACATGCACCTGCCGCTGAAGCCGGGATCGGATGTCGCGCTGTTCAACGGGTTGCTGGCCGCGATCGGCGAAACCGGCACCTGCGATGGCGCCTTCCTCGACAATGTCGATGGCTACGACGAGGCCCTGGCACAGGCGCAGGCCAGCGACCTCGGCCTGACCGGTCTCGACCCGGCGCTGCTGCACGAATTCTTCCACGCCTGGATCAGCACCGAAAAGGTCGTCACCGTCTTCAGCCAGGGGGTGAACCAGTCCAGTTCCGGGTCCGACAAGGTCAATGCGATCATCAACTGCCACCTTGCCACGGGCCGCATCGGGAAACCCGGCATGGGGCCCTTCAGCGTCACCGGGCAGCCCAATGCCATGGGCGGACGCGAGGTCGGCGGGCTGGCCAATACCCTTGCCTGCCACATGGATATCACCAACCCCGATCACCGCCAGGCCGTGCGCCAGTTCTGGGATGCCGAGGCGATGCCGCAGGACCACGGGCTGAAAGCGGTCGAAATGTTCCAGGCCGTCGGTCGCGGAGAGATCAAGGCGATCTGGATCATCCACACCAACCCGGCCGTATCGATGCCCGACGCCGATGCGGTCAAGGCCGCACTGGCGGGCTGCGAATTCGTCGCCGTGTCGGATGTGACCGCGCAGACCGATACCGCGCGGCTGGCGCATCTGCTGCTGCCCGCCACTGCATGGGCCGAAAAATCCGGCACCGTCACCAATTCCGATCGCACCATCAGCCGCCAGCGCGCCGTGCTGCCCGAACCCGGCGAGGCCCGCCCCGATTGGTGGGCACTGGCCGAGTTCGGCCGCCGCATGGGCTGGGCGCAGGCCTTCGATTTCACCGGTCCGGCGGAGATCTTTCGCGAACATGCGGCCCTGTCGGGAATCGCGGGGGGCTTCGGGCTCGATTTCGACATCTCGGGGATGCAGGATCTGTCCGATGCTGCCTACGACCAGATGACCCCGGTGCGCTGGCCGATGACAGGCGCGCGTCAGGGGGGGCGGTTCTTTGGCGATGGCCGGTTCTTCACGGCCTCGGGCAAGGCCAACATGCTGGCGCTGACCCCGCGCACGCCAGTGGCCCGGACCGAGCCGCGCTACCCCTTCCGGTTGAACACCGGGCGTATTCGCGACCAATGGCACACGATGACCCGCACCGGAAAATCGCCCCGGCTGTCGTCGCATCTGGCGGAACCTTTCCTTGAAATCCACCCCGAGGACGCCGCCCGGCTGGGCATTTCCGCCGCCGGTCTGGTGCAGGTCACCTCGCCGCACGGGCGCGGCATCCTGCGGGCGCTGATCACCGACCGGGTACGGCCGGGCGACATCTTTGCCCCGATGCACTGGACCGGGGAAACCGCGCCCTCGGCCCGGATCGACAGCCTTGTGGCCCCGGTCACCGACCCGGTGTCGGGGCAGCCCGAAAGCAAGGCCTCGGTCGCGGCCATCGCGCCCTATGACGCGGCCTTCCATGCCTTTGCGGTGGCGGCAGACCGCTTTACCCCCGCCACGGAATACTGGGCGCGGGCGCGCACCGCGACCGGCTGGCGCGCGGAAATCGCCGGAAGCACTTTACCCGCCGACTGGACGGCCTATGCTCTGGATCTGTTCCAGACGGAGCCCGGTAGCATGCAGATTGTCAGCGACCCCAAACGCGGCACCTTTCGCGCGGCCTTCCACGATGGCGGGCGGCTGACGGCGGCCCTGTTCGTCGCCCCCACCCCGGTGGCGGTGATGCGCGACTACCTGTCGGGCCTTGCGGGAACCGCGGCCCCCATGGCCCTGGCCGGGCGCCTTGGCGCCGATCAGCCGGACCCCGGCCCGACGATCTGTTCCTGTTTCGGCGTCGGCGTGAACACCATCCTGTCCGCGATCGAGGCCCAGGCGCTGATCAGCGTCGAGGCCATCGGCGCCGCCCTTCAGGCCGGGACGAACTGCGGCTCCTGCCGCCCGGAACTGGCGCAATTGCTGACCCGCACCCCAACCAGAGAAGCCGCCGAATGA
- the glmM gene encoding phosphoglucosamine mutase produces MAEKLFGTDGVRGQANKWPMTADVAMRLAAAAGRYFRSDSQEHRVVIGKDTRLSGYMLENALTAGFTSTGMNVFLLGPVPTPAIGYLTHSLRADVGVMISASHNPAEDNGIKFFGPDGFKLSDDAEAEIERLLNEGVPPAQPQNIGRARRYDDAKGRYVEYAKGSVPRSTRLDGLRIVLDCANGAAYRTAPAVLWELGAEVVTMGVEPNGYNINQDCGSTHPEAAAEMVRQVRADVGICLDGDADRLILIDENGRVADGDQIMGLIAGRWKAEGRLANDTLVATVMSNLGLERYLNDMGVALERTSVGDRYVVERMLAGGFNLGGEQSGHIVMTDHATTGDGLLAALQFLAAMVETGEPASRLSTVFEPVPQKLVNVRYAEGRTPLESDAVQAAIADGEGRLGGAGRLLIRKSGTEPLIRVMGEAEDMDLLDGVLQRIVEAVEVAA; encoded by the coding sequence ATGGCAGAGAAATTGTTCGGCACCGACGGGGTGCGCGGCCAGGCCAACAAATGGCCGATGACTGCCGATGTGGCGATGCGGCTGGCCGCTGCGGCAGGGCGCTATTTCCGCAGCGACAGCCAGGAACACCGGGTGGTCATCGGCAAGGATACCCGTCTGTCGGGCTACATGCTGGAAAACGCGCTGACCGCCGGCTTCACCTCGACCGGGATGAATGTCTTTCTGCTCGGCCCGGTGCCGACCCCGGCGATCGGCTACCTGACCCATAGCCTGCGGGCGGATGTCGGGGTGATGATCTCGGCCAGCCACAACCCGGCGGAAGACAATGGGATCAAGTTCTTCGGCCCCGATGGGTTCAAGCTGTCCGATGACGCCGAAGCGGAAATCGAACGCCTGCTGAACGAAGGTGTCCCGCCCGCGCAGCCGCAGAACATCGGCCGCGCGCGGCGCTATGACGATGCCAAGGGCCGCTATGTCGAATACGCCAAGGGCTCGGTCCCGCGCAGCACCCGGCTGGATGGGCTGCGCATCGTGCTGGATTGCGCCAATGGGGCCGCCTACCGCACCGCCCCCGCCGTGCTGTGGGAGTTGGGCGCCGAGGTCGTAACCATGGGCGTGGAGCCGAACGGCTACAACATCAACCAGGATTGCGGCTCGACCCATCCGGAAGCCGCTGCCGAGATGGTCCGCCAGGTCCGCGCCGATGTCGGGATCTGTCTGGACGGGGATGCCGACCGGCTGATCCTGATCGACGAAAACGGCCGCGTGGCGGATGGCGATCAGATCATGGGGCTGATCGCCGGGCGCTGGAAGGCCGAAGGGCGGCTGGCCAATGACACGCTTGTGGCAACGGTGATGTCCAACCTCGGGCTGGAACGCTATCTGAACGATATGGGCGTCGCGCTGGAGCGGACCTCGGTCGGGGATCGCTACGTTGTGGAACGGATGCTGGCGGGGGGGTTCAACCTTGGCGGTGAACAATCCGGCCATATCGTGATGACCGACCATGCCACCACCGGCGATGGCCTGTTGGCGGCGCTGCAGTTCCTGGCCGCGATGGTCGAGACGGGCGAGCCCGCCAGCCGCCTCAGCACGGTCTTCGAACCGGTTCCGCAAAAGCTTGTGAATGTCCGCTATGCAGAAGGGCGCACACCGCTGGAAAGCGACGCGGTTCAGGCCGCGATCGCGGATGGCGAAGGGCGGCTTGGCGGTGCGGGGCGGCTGCTGATCCGCAAATCCGGGACAGAGCCGCTGATTCGCGTCATGGGCGAGGCAGAAGATATGGACCTGCTGGACGGTGTCCTGCAACGCATCGTTGAGGCGGTCGAAGTCGCCGCCTGA
- a CDS encoding phosphomannomutase/phosphoglucomutase, with translation MTKPISDVTPNTWEFLRDPMIKPTGFREYDARWKYPDEINLPGMTALGLGIGTQMHKRGIEPVMAVGNDYRDYSLAIKNALVLGLIQAGVTVKDIGPCITPMAYFSSFHLGVPGVAMVTASHNPNGWTGVKMGFAMPLTHGPDEMSELKEIVLEGKGEARAGGSYEFVEGVFEAYMDDLVGDFKMSRKLKVVCASGNGTAGAYGPEVLRRIGIEVVESHSTLDYTFPHYNPNPEAMEMLHDMSDTLKAAGADLALGFDGDGDRCGVVDDEGEEIFADKVGVIMARDLIKLYPGSTFVADVKSTGLFASDPALIEGGAKADYWKTGHSHMKRRVHELGALAGFEKSGHYFLAEPIGKGYDDGMRVAVEICKLMDRNPDMQMSDLRKALPKTYSTPTMSPYASDEEKYGILDRIVARLVADTQASGSFAGKPVKEVVTVNGARVILENGSWGLVRASSNTPNLVVVCESSESEEELRAIFKALDETIRTEPGVGDYDQTF, from the coding sequence ATGACAAAACCCATTTCCGACGTCACCCCGAATACCTGGGAATTTCTCCGCGACCCGATGATCAAACCCACGGGTTTCCGCGAATATGACGCGCGCTGGAAATACCCCGATGAAATCAACCTGCCGGGCATGACCGCCCTTGGCCTCGGCATCGGGACCCAGATGCACAAGCGCGGGATCGAGCCCGTGATGGCCGTCGGCAACGATTATCGCGACTATTCGCTGGCAATCAAGAATGCCCTGGTGCTGGGCCTGATCCAGGCCGGCGTGACGGTCAAGGACATCGGCCCCTGCATCACCCCGATGGCCTATTTCAGCAGCTTCCACCTGGGCGTGCCCGGCGTGGCCATGGTCACCGCCTCGCATAACCCGAACGGCTGGACCGGGGTGAAGATGGGCTTTGCCATGCCGCTGACCCATGGTCCGGACGAGATGTCCGAGCTGAAGGAGATCGTTCTGGAAGGCAAGGGCGAGGCCCGCGCCGGTGGCAGCTACGAATTCGTCGAGGGCGTCTTCGAGGCGTACATGGACGATCTGGTTGGCGATTTCAAAATGTCGCGCAAGCTGAAGGTTGTCTGCGCGTCGGGCAACGGCACCGCGGGCGCCTATGGCCCCGAGGTGCTGAGACGCATCGGCATCGAGGTGGTCGAAAGCCACAGCACGCTCGACTACACCTTCCCGCATTACAACCCGAACCCCGAAGCCATGGAAATGCTCCATGACATGTCCGACACGCTGAAGGCAGCCGGTGCGGATCTGGCGCTTGGCTTTGACGGCGACGGCGACCGTTGCGGCGTTGTGGATGACGAAGGCGAAGAGATCTTTGCCGACAAGGTCGGTGTCATCATGGCCCGTGACCTGATCAAGCTCTACCCCGGTTCGACCTTCGTGGCGGATGTGAAATCCACCGGCCTGTTCGCCAGCGATCCCGCGCTGATCGAAGGCGGCGCCAAGGCCGATTACTGGAAAACCGGTCACAGCCACATGAAGCGTCGTGTCCATGAACTGGGCGCTCTGGCAGGTTTCGAGAAATCCGGCCACTACTTCCTGGCCGAGCCGATCGGCAAGGGCTACGACGACGGCATGCGCGTTGCGGTCGAGATCTGCAAGCTGATGGATCGCAACCCGGACATGCAGATGTCGGACCTGCGCAAGGCCCTGCCCAAGACTTATTCGACGCCGACCATGTCGCCCTATGCTTCCGACGAAGAGAAGTACGGCATCCTGGATCGCATCGTCGCCCGCCTGGTCGCCGATACCCAGGCCAGCGGCAGCTTTGCCGGCAAACCCGTCAAGGAAGTCGTCACCGTGAACGGCGCACGCGTCATTCTGGAAAACGGCTCCTGGGGGCTGGTGCGGGCCTCTTCGAACACGCCGAACCTGGTGGTGGTCTGCGAAAGCTCGGAAAGCGAAGAGGAACTGCGGGCGATCTTCAAGGCGCTGGATGAAACGATCCGCACCGAGCCCGGTGTCGGGGACTACGACCAGACCTTCTGA
- a CDS encoding glycosyl transferase family protein, producing the protein MTIAPYVRHLGRGPGRSRSLTQDEAFDAMRLMLAGEAAPESIGALLMLMRMKGEIPEEIAGFAASARATLPQIPAPALDWPSYAAGRTRGLPFFLLSARLVAQGGYPVLLHGWNSAAHMNEIASIRGCLPHAGITAATSVEHAGELLDRHRIAYLPLESFQPGLLHLLRLREKFNLRSCVNTVLRVLNPARAPASVQGVFHPPYLELQADAGLLLGQENLTVIKGGGGEFERNPAKGVSLFGLRAGAPFTGTLPAILDEHGKLNQGWEDQTLLAQLWRGDWQDPFAEAVVTGTAELALATLGDATPGDTARRLWTERDTSMALD; encoded by the coding sequence ATGACCATCGCGCCCTATGTCCGTCACCTGGGGCGCGGGCCGGGGCGATCCCGGTCTCTGACCCAGGACGAAGCCTTCGACGCCATGCGCCTGATGCTGGCCGGCGAGGCCGCACCGGAATCCATCGGGGCGCTGTTGATGCTGATGCGGATGAAGGGCGAAATCCCCGAGGAAATCGCCGGTTTCGCCGCCTCCGCCCGTGCCACCCTGCCCCAGATCCCGGCCCCCGCGCTCGACTGGCCGTCCTATGCCGCCGGGCGCACGCGCGGGTTGCCCTTCTTCCTGCTGTCGGCGCGACTGGTCGCCCAAGGCGGCTATCCGGTGCTGCTGCATGGCTGGAATTCGGCCGCCCATATGAACGAGATCGCCTCGATCCGGGGCTGCCTGCCCCATGCGGGGATCACCGCCGCGACCTCTGTCGAACATGCCGGAGAGCTTCTGGACCGGCACCGCATCGCCTATCTGCCGCTGGAATCTTTCCAGCCGGGATTGCTGCATCTGCTGCGCCTGCGGGAAAAGTTCAACCTGCGGTCCTGCGTGAACACCGTGTTGCGGGTGCTGAACCCGGCGCGGGCCCCGGCCTCGGTCCAGGGGGTGTTTCATCCGCCGTACCTGGAATTACAGGCCGATGCGGGGCTGCTTCTGGGGCAGGAAAACCTGACCGTGATCAAGGGTGGCGGCGGTGAATTCGAACGCAACCCGGCCAAGGGCGTGTCGCTGTTCGGCCTGCGCGCGGGCGCGCCCTTCACCGGCACCCTGCCCGCGATCCTTGATGAACACGGCAAGCTTAATCAGGGCTGGGAGGATCAGACCCTGCTGGCGCAACTGTGGCGGGGCGACTGGCAGGATCCCTTTGCCGAAGCCGTGGTGACCGGCACGGCGGAACTGGCGCTGGCGACCCTTGGGGATGCGACCCCGGGCGATACCGCCCGCCGCCTCTGGACGGAACGCGATACCTCGATGGCGCTCGACTGA
- the nirB gene encoding nitrite reductase large subunit NirB: protein MQKLVVIGAGMASGRVLEHLRDNAPEAFDITLFNAEPRGNYNRIMLSPVLSGEKTYAEIVTHDDDWYGQNAVTCRFGEKVISVDRARKVVIGEKGEVPYDKLIFGTGSSPFIIPLPGHDKKGVVAYRDLEDTNAMIEAGARPGASAVVIGGGLLGLEAAAGLRLRGMEVTVLHIATHLMERQLDEAAGYLLRKDLEKRGINVILQASTQEITGGDRAEAVHLADGTVLPCDIVVMAVGIRPAVQLAKDCGLTVNRAIEVDAQMQTSDPDVFAVGECVEYMGNVFGLVAPLYDQAKVLAKTLLGEADVFRMKELSTKLKVTGCDLFSAGDFAEGEGREDIVFRDPGRGVYKRLVIEDDQLIGAVMYGDTADGNWFFGLIKDGTDVSEMRDNLIFGPAFQGGAQADPMAAVAALPPEAEICGCNGVCKGDIVAAIEAGAGDLGAIRATTKASASCGTCTGLVEQVLSVTLGDDFVLPTAQPVCGCTDLTHEDVRRLIKAQELKSQPAVWQELGWKTPNGCHTCRPAVNYYLLADWPLEYQDDLQSRFVNERNHANIQKDGTFSVMPRMWGGITTPDELRAIADAADKFKVPTVKVTGGQRIDLLGVKKQDLTAIWYDLNQAGMVSGHAYSKGLRTVKTCVGTDHCRFGTQDSTGLGIKLEKKLWGSWTPHKVKLAVSGCPRNCAEATCKDVGIICVDSGYQVGVGGAAGMDLKETEPLVAVPTEDEAIEWTTAFIQLYREHGKYLDRPYKWVARVGLDWVKETLADPAMRKALNERFEISQSVYRKDPWADHAEKRADYYQPLADLTQEAAE, encoded by the coding sequence ATGCAGAAACTGGTCGTCATCGGTGCCGGCATGGCCTCTGGCCGTGTCCTCGAGCACCTGAGGGACAACGCGCCCGAAGCTTTCGACATCACCCTTTTCAACGCCGAACCGCGCGGCAACTACAACCGCATCATGCTGTCGCCGGTCCTGTCGGGTGAAAAGACCTACGCCGAAATCGTCACCCATGATGACGATTGGTACGGGCAGAACGCCGTCACCTGCCGCTTCGGCGAAAAGGTGATCTCGGTCGACCGCGCCCGCAAGGTCGTCATCGGCGAGAAGGGCGAAGTGCCCTATGACAAGCTGATCTTCGGCACCGGGTCGTCGCCCTTCATCATCCCGCTGCCGGGGCACGACAAGAAAGGCGTCGTCGCCTACCGCGATCTCGAAGATACCAATGCCATGATCGAGGCCGGCGCCCGGCCCGGCGCCAGCGCCGTGGTCATCGGCGGTGGCCTTCTGGGGCTGGAAGCCGCCGCGGGCCTGCGCCTGCGCGGGATGGAGGTGACGGTGCTGCACATCGCCACCCACCTGATGGAGCGCCAGCTGGACGAAGCCGCCGGCTACCTGCTGCGCAAGGATCTGGAAAAGCGCGGGATCAACGTGATCCTGCAGGCCTCGACCCAGGAAATCACCGGCGGCGACCGTGCCGAGGCCGTACATCTGGCCGATGGCACCGTGTTGCCCTGCGATATCGTCGTCATGGCCGTGGGCATCCGCCCCGCCGTGCAACTGGCCAAGGATTGCGGGCTGACCGTCAACCGCGCCATCGAGGTCGACGCGCAGATGCAGACCTCGGATCCGGATGTCTTCGCGGTTGGCGAATGCGTCGAATACATGGGCAATGTCTTCGGCCTTGTCGCGCCGCTATACGATCAGGCCAAGGTGCTGGCGAAGACCCTGCTCGGCGAAGCCGATGTCTTCAGGATGAAGGAACTGTCCACCAAGCTGAAGGTCACCGGCTGCGACCTGTTCAGCGCCGGTGATTTTGCCGAAGGCGAGGGGCGCGAGGACATCGTGTTCCGGGATCCGGGTCGCGGCGTCTACAAGCGCCTGGTGATCGAGGACGACCAGCTGATCGGCGCCGTCATGTATGGTGACACGGCGGACGGCAACTGGTTCTTCGGGCTGATCAAGGACGGCACCGACGTGTCGGAGATGCGCGACAACCTTATCTTCGGACCGGCCTTCCAGGGGGGTGCCCAGGCGGACCCTATGGCGGCCGTTGCAGCCTTACCGCCTGAGGCGGAAATCTGTGGCTGCAACGGCGTATGCAAGGGCGATATCGTGGCGGCCATCGAGGCGGGCGCAGGCGATCTGGGCGCAATCCGCGCCACCACCAAGGCCAGTGCGTCCTGCGGGACCTGCACCGGGCTGGTGGAACAGGTGCTTTCGGTCACGCTTGGCGACGACTTCGTCCTGCCGACCGCACAGCCCGTCTGCGGCTGCACCGACCTGACCCACGAAGACGTCCGCCGCCTGATCAAGGCGCAGGAGCTGAAATCCCAGCCCGCCGTCTGGCAGGAGCTGGGCTGGAAAACCCCCAACGGCTGTCACACCTGCCGCCCGGCGGTGAACTACTACCTGCTGGCCGACTGGCCGTTGGAGTACCAGGACGACCTGCAATCGCGCTTCGTGAACGAACGCAACCACGCCAACATCCAGAAGGACGGGACCTTTTCCGTCATGCCGCGCATGTGGGGCGGGATCACCACCCCGGACGAGCTGCGCGCCATCGCCGATGCCGCCGACAAGTTCAAGGTGCCCACCGTCAAGGTCACCGGCGGCCAGCGGATCGATCTTCTGGGCGTGAAGAAGCAGGACCTGACCGCGATCTGGTACGATCTGAACCAGGCCGGGATGGTGTCGGGCCACGCCTATTCCAAGGGGTTGCGCACGGTGAAGACCTGCGTCGGCACGGATCACTGCCGCTTCGGCACGCAGGACAGTACCGGCCTTGGCATCAAGCTTGAGAAAAAGCTCTGGGGGTCCTGGACGCCGCACAAGGTCAAGCTGGCCGTGTCGGGTTGCCCGCGGAACTGCGCCGAGGCGACCTGCAAGGATGTCGGCATCATCTGCGTCGACAGCGGCTATCAGGTCGGCGTCGGCGGCGCGGCGGGCATGGATCTGAAGGAAACCGAACCGCTGGTCGCCGTGCCGACCGAAGACGAGGCGATCGAATGGACCACCGCCTTCATCCAGCTTTACCGCGAACACGGCAAGTACCTCGACCGGCCCTATAAGTGGGTTGCCAGGGTCGGGCTGGACTGGGTCAAGGAAACGCTTGCCGATCCGGCGATGCGCAAGGCCCTGAACGAACGCTTCGAAATCTCGCAATCCGTTTATCGCAAGGACCCCTGGGCCGATCACGCCGAAAAGCGCGCGGATTACTACCAGCCCCTTGCAGACCTGACCCAGGAGGCCGCGGAATGA
- the nirD gene encoding nitrite reductase small subunit NirD: MNWIDIGHIEDIPLRGARVVKTPAGCVAVFRTGPDQVYAVSDTCPHKGGPLSDGIVHDRKITCPLHNMVFDLETGLSQGIEKEQIATYPIRVEDGRLMLNGESVGKRSAA; the protein is encoded by the coding sequence ATGAACTGGATCGACATCGGACATATCGAAGACATCCCCTTGCGTGGCGCGCGGGTGGTAAAGACCCCGGCAGGCTGCGTGGCGGTCTTCCGCACCGGCCCGGATCAGGTCTATGCGGTCTCGGACACCTGCCCACACAAGGGCGGGCCGCTGTCGGACGGGATCGTGCATGACCGCAAGATCACCTGCCCGCTGCACAACATGGTCTTCGATCTGGAAACCGGCCTGTCTCAGGGCATCGAAAAGGAACAGATCGCAACCTACCCGATCCGGGTCGAGGACGGCCGCCTGATGCTGAACGGTGAAAGCGTCGGCAAGCGGAGCGCGGCCTGA
- a CDS encoding flagellar basal body P-ring protein FlgI: MLHRLLLCLLLVLPQLGHAAPIRIKDLVEFDGVRGNDLVGYGLVVGLNGTGDGLRNAPFTEEIMSNVLERLGVNVTGEQFRPKNVAAVFVTATLPPFARAGGTIDVTVSAIGDASSLLGGTLIMTPLNAADGEIYAVSQGTIIAGGASAEGDGAQVIQGVPTAGVIPSGARVEREVAFQLSSLTSLRLALRNPDFTTAGRIEQAINRDFGRGVAVMLDSGTVQLDIAQTRMPSPAHALGRIENIRVEPETRATVVVDQRSGTIVMGQDVRISRVAVSQGNLTLRIQEEPLVVQPNPFAEGQTVVVPRTQADIIEEPGIGLAEVDGGTTLSEVVAGLNALGVAPRDMIDILKSIKAAGALHADFIVR; this comes from the coding sequence ATGTTGCATCGCCTGCTTCTGTGTCTTCTCCTGGTCTTGCCTCAGCTGGGCCATGCCGCGCCGATCCGGATCAAGGATCTGGTCGAATTCGACGGGGTGCGCGGCAATGACCTTGTCGGCTACGGTCTGGTCGTCGGGCTGAATGGCACGGGCGACGGGCTGCGCAATGCGCCCTTCACCGAAGAGATCATGAGCAATGTGCTGGAGCGGCTCGGCGTCAACGTGACCGGCGAACAATTCCGCCCCAAGAATGTGGCCGCTGTTTTCGTCACGGCGACCCTGCCGCCCTTTGCCCGCGCCGGGGGCACGATCGACGTGACGGTCTCGGCCATCGGGGACGCCAGCAGCCTGCTGGGCGGGACGTTGATCATGACGCCGCTGAACGCGGCAGACGGAGAGATCTACGCGGTGTCCCAGGGCACGATCATCGCCGGAGGCGCCTCTGCCGAAGGGGATGGCGCGCAGGTTATCCAGGGCGTGCCGACTGCCGGGGTGATCCCCTCGGGCGCCCGGGTCGAACGCGAGGTCGCCTTTCAGCTGTCATCGTTAACCAGCCTGCGGCTGGCGCTGCGCAATCCCGATTTCACCACGGCCGGGCGGATCGAACAGGCGATCAACCGCGATTTCGGCCGTGGAGTCGCCGTGATGCTGGATTCAGGCACCGTGCAACTGGATATCGCGCAGACCAGGATGCCGTCTCCTGCCCATGCGCTTGGCCGGATCGAGAACATCCGGGTCGAACCGGAAACGCGGGCGACGGTCGTGGTCGACCAACGCTCCGGCACCATCGTCATGGGTCAGGACGTGCGGATCAGCCGGGTGGCGGTGTCGCAAGGCAACCTGACGCTGCGCATCCAGGAAGAACCGCTGGTCGTGCAGCCAAATCCCTTTGCCGAAGGTCAGACCGTCGTGGTCCCACGCACCCAGGCCGACATCATCGAGGAACCCGGTATCGGCCTGGCTGAGGTTGACGGTGGCACCACCCTGTCCGAAGTGGTGGCCGGCCTCAACGCCCTTGGCGTGGCGCCGCGTGACATGATCGACATCCTGAAAAGCATCAAGGCGGCCGGCGCGCTGCATGCCGATTTCATCGTCCGCTGA